The nucleotide window CACCAAATCCGGTAACATGCAGATAAATGTGGTTGGCAACGTTTCAGGCAGAGTGACTTGTAACACATCCTTCAGTCTTACCCGTGGTCATGTCCGGGTTTCATTTAATGTCAGTGGTGCGGATGGTTTCCCGGAGGCTCTCAGCGAAATAAAATGGGTGCTCAGGGGGAACGAGGGGAATGGAGCAGTACTGGGCAGTGAGAGTTTTTTGCCCAGAAGCGGTAAAAACCAGTTCGATTTCCCAGTGCTGTTGGAAAACAATGATGCAAGGTTGTCATTGGAGTTTACCAGTACCGGTAACGGAAAACTCCAGGTCTCTGAGGTTGTGTTGACAAAAGTCTCCACGGACAGGTTTACATGGGTAAATATGCCCGATTCCATACAGAGACCTCTGGTCAAGGCTGTAAAGGTTTTTCTGCTGACAAGAACAAGCGGTGAAACGGATACAAAGAGAAGCGGAAGCATAACTGTAGCAAATTACAACTGTCCAACTGTCGGGAATTATACCTGGCGCCTTTATGAGGAGATAATTGAGATACCCAATAATGGCCTTTGAAGAGGGGCAGCTATGAAGAGAAAAATTCCAAATGGAAAAAATGACCAGAACGGTTTTGCCGTTGTCTATGGACTGGCTATTCTCTTTGCAGCAACCATAGCAGGAACATCGCTGACATATATCACTAATAAAGATAAAGTCGCTTCAACTGAGATGGTGAAGGTCAGGGCTGCTGCAATAGCTGCCAAGGCCTCGCTTCAGGCGGTAGAAGGGCAATTCGCGAAACAGCCTGTTGTTGCTTACAACATAATAAAAAAGTATACAACTAATCCCAGTTACAAATGGCTGCTTGGTAATGATCCCAATTCCGCGAATAACCCTGTTTCTGTTCAACTGAAGCCTGATGATCCCAACTCTCCATCCTTTTCAGCCCGGATAATGCGGTTTGATCCTACAAGTGCACTCCTTCAGGTTGAAGGGATAGGAAAAGGAGGAGGGTTCAGCGGCGGGAAAAAAAGTGTGGTGGCTATCTACTCCATCGGAGGAGTGGAGCAGAAAACCAGCCATAAAAAGAGACATGCGCTCTACATAGCCGGTGAGGGGAAAAATTTCGATACACGAATTACTATAAACGGGGATGTGTACTTTGGCGGTGATGTGATGTTTAACGGTGGAGCAAACAACAGCCTCATTAATGGAAATCTCAAGGTAGGAGTCACTTCTAACCCAACGGCACAGTTCAGATCTGATGCAAACCTGACTGTGAGGGGAAATGCCTACATTCAGACACATTTCTTTTCTCAGGCTGGATTGACAGTTGAAGGTAAGATGGGATTTGAAAAGGATGTAGAAATCAGGAATAACCAGATGCAACTGCATGGTGATGCATTCTTTAATGGAAAGATCCCAATTGATTGCGAGAATATAAACATGAATAACCATAAGGCTACATATACAAACAGGATAGAAAACTCCTCCAAGATCATTAATGCAAGCGCGCGTGAAAACATCGGAGCTGGAACGATCGATATCGCTTCAAACCTGGGAATGGAAGCCGGGGATGAAACCGCTTTTAAGGTCGATATATCGCGTATAGATGAAAGTTATATTCAGTCGGTAGGGAGTATTATTCCTGATAAGATAACCTCATCCTCACTTCAATGGGCCTACGACCATACACCTGCTGATAAAAAATGGAATGATTTCATGGTTGTGCGGGTAAACAGCGAGAAAGCGATTGAGGATGATGGCGGTACGTTCGATGGCAAGGTTATCTGGATCGTAGAGAGCAAGATTATTTGTAACCAGAGCCTTTTTAAATCAAGTGCGAATTCCAATACTTTATTCTATGTCAAATCCGGCGGCGAAATATCAGAATTGGGCGGGGTTAATGATTTCAGGGGATATGTACACGTGGAGGGCACCGGGACTGTTACACAGGCCTGGAAAGGCGGTACTTTTAACGGAGCGATACATTATGCCTCTGAAAACGCCAATTTCCAGTTCAATTCAGGTTGTGACCTGACAATGAACTATGATACGGATGCAATTCAGGAGTTCATTGACATGGGAATAGTAGATCCGCGTCAGGATCTGGTTGAGAAAGAACTGGTACTTCAGGACACAAGAATCAGGCCAATTTTACAGGGGGTATATTACTGATTGGGACCGCAGACTCGCCTGATTATCACTTGTGAACATGGCGGAAACAGAATACCTTCTGAACTCCGTTCTTATTTCAGGGGCAGAGAAAAAATCCTGAACAGTCACCGCGGATACGATCCGGGTGCTCTTCAATTCGCCCGAAAAATTTCCGCCAGTCTTAAAGCTCCTTTCTTTTACGAACAGATAAGCCGTCTTGTGGTCGAACAGAACCGTTCAAGAGGAAACCCCCGTGTTTTTTCCAAATTTGTTTCCTGCCTCCCTGAGGAGCAGAAACAGAGGCTTTTAAGGGAGATCTATGATCCTTATCACGAAAAGGTTTTCTCTGCTGCAGAAAAGGCAATATCTGAAGGGAGACGGGTGCTGCATTTCTCTGTTCACAGTTTCACACCTGTTCTTAATGGCGAGGTGCGCAATGCAGATACGGGTTTTCTTTATGACCCGAAGAGAAAGGGGGAAAAGGAGATCTGTCTCTATCTGCAGAAGTATCTGGCTGAGCAGGTTCCGGGAGTCAGAGTCAGGAGAAACTATCCCTATTTGGGAATCAGTGATGGGTTGACAA belongs to Fibrobacter sp. and includes:
- a CDS encoding N-formylglutamate amidohydrolase produces the protein MGPQTRLIITCEHGGNRIPSELRSYFRGREKILNSHRGYDPGALQFARKISASLKAPFFYEQISRLVVEQNRSRGNPRVFSKFVSCLPEEQKQRLLREIYDPYHEKVFSAAEKAISEGRRVLHFSVHSFTPVLNGEVRNADTGFLYDPKRKGEKEICLYLQKYLAEQVPGVRVRRNYPYLGISDGLTKQMRMRYPEEKYLGIEIEVNQKHYRKKTGMKEKIEESIIGGIADSIFFPLFS